The Odocoileus virginianus isolate 20LAN1187 ecotype Illinois chromosome 12, Ovbor_1.2, whole genome shotgun sequence genome has a segment encoding these proteins:
- the CCDC157 gene encoding coiled-coil domain-containing protein 157 isoform X4, which translates to MNPPDTGAQAATPETGATRMAHLLGSPACMDSLRKDLTDLQGAIVDVFSRAGPVRFPSWKFPDRVACDLDMVALLEHYDHVPGDPEFTQLAHAVLLELVIDRLLLLLQSCASYLETLTLEQIVPPARATGPCMSVGLTVRRFWNSLLRLGMLSQQAALQKRANQGETLTSEPTAKGEPAGSPELVTAQLIKPPSPVSGLSQARPERDGLAISVSLQCSGRTAVSTRSVHAQTVETALVPCDACTSVQGSLREVGKVLINLCQSQNLPSSLGRFQQLVRDSMGHRPLPAATVGLWAAEQSKDLARLGKLVGPLRAQLEEAEGQKDGLRMQVGELEQALLQEQGARQRQAEEAEQRRAQWDRERQQLLAESKAQQLQAEAEHRLEAERQVRQLEQQVELLAGRLDGASQQIRWASTELDKEKARVDSMVRHQESLQAKQRALLQQLDSLDQEREELRGSLDEAEAQRAHVEEQLQCVQGEREQGQCQLRAQQELLQSLLREKRGLEQATTDLRLTISELERELAELRERERLLVAFPDLHRPAEAQLQSSGDVTDDMERQVQANDIRIRVLQEENGRLRSMLSKIREVAQQGGLKLIPEDQLWAPPGKGIQGADPPAQAPRTSPGAPGRQHPPGSRTASAGRTLPGQPRASPPLRPHSRPGKSSLEDVTYPTNCAQNPIRALARLRRRLSLGRGQASPAHQPQERPT; encoded by the exons GAGCCACAAGGATGGCGCACCTGCTGGGCAGCCCGGCCTGCATGGACAGCCTGCGCAAGGACCTCACCGACCTGCAGGGTGCCATCGTCGACGTGTTCTCTCGCGCCGGGCCCGTGCGCTTCCCCTCCTGGAAGTTCCCCGACCGTGTGGCCTGTGACCTGGACATGGTGGCCCTGCTGGAACACTACGACCACGTGCCAGGCGACCCCGAGTTCACGCAGCTGGCCCATGCTGTGCTGCTGGAGCTGGTCATCGACAG gctcctgctgctgcttcagAGCTGCGCGAGCTACCTGGAGACCCTAACCTTGGAGCAGATAGTGCCCCCAGCCCGGGCTACAGGGCCCTGCATGTCCGTGGGGCTCACGGTACGACGCTTCTGGAACAGTCTGCTGAGGCTGGGCATGCTCAGCCAGCAGGCAGCCCTCCAG AAAAGGGCAAACCAAGGAGAGACCCTCACCTCCGAGCCCACAGCCAAGGGCGAGCCAGCTGGGAGCCCGGAACTGGTAACCGCCCAGCTCATCAAGCCGCCCTCCCCAGTGTCAGGTCTGTCCCAGGCCCGCCCAGAGCGGGACGGCCTCGCCATCAGCGTCTCGCTGCAGTGTTCAGGCAGGACGGCTGTGAGCACGAGAAGCGTCCACGCCCAGACTGTGGAGACGGCCCTGGTGCCCTGTGACGCGTGCACCAGCGTCCAGGGCAGCCTGCGGGAGGTGGGCAAGGTGCTCATCAACCTGTGTCAGAGCCAGAACCTGCCCTCGTCGCTGGGCCGCTTCCAGCAGCTGGTGCGGGACAGCATGGGGCACAGGCCGCTGCCGGCCGCCACTGTGGGCCTCTGGGCGGCTGAGCAGAGCAAAGACCTGGCACGCCTCGGCAAGCTTGTGGGGCCCCTGAGGGCCCAGCTGGAGGAGGCCGAGGGCCAGAAGGACGGGCTGAGGATGCAGGTGGGCGAGCTGGAGCAGGCCCTGCTGCAGGAGCAGGGGGCGCGGCAGCGGCAGGCCGAGGAGGCCGAGCAGCGCCGGGCCCAGTGGGATCGCGAGAGGCAGCAGCTGCTTGCAG AGAGCAAGGCCCAGCAGCTGCAGGCAGAGGCTGAGCACCGGTTGGAGGCCGAGCGGCAGGTGCGGCAGCTGGAGCAGCAGGTGGAACTGCTGGCAGGGCGGTTGGATGGGGCCAGCCAGCAGATCCGCTGGGCCAGCACGGAGCTGGACAAGGAGAAGGCCCGCGTGGACAGCATGGTCCGCCACCAGGAG TCCCTGCAGGCCAAACAGCGGGCCCTGCTGCAGCAGCTGGACAGCCTGGACCAGGAGCGTGAGGAGCTGCGGGGCAGCCTGGACGAGGCCGAGGCCCAGCGGGCCCACGTGGAGGAGCAGCTGCAGTGCGTGCAGGGCGAGAGGGAGCAGGGGCAGTGCCAGCTCCGGGCCCAGCAG gagCTGCTGCAGAGCCTGCTGCGGGAGAAGCGAGGCCTGGAGCAGGCGACCACGGACCTGCGGCTGACCATCTCGGAGCTGGAGCGGGAGCTCGCGGAGCTGAGGGAGCGGGAGAGGCTGCTGGTGGCCTTCCCGGACCTGCACCGGCCCGCGGAGGCCCAGCTCCAAA GCTCTGGCGACGTCACGGACGACATGGAGAGGCAGGTGCAGGCCAACGACATCCGCATCCGGGTCCTGCAGGAGGAGAATGGGCGGCTGCGGTCCATGCTGTCCAAGATCCGGGAGGTGGCCCAGCAGGGGGGCCTCAAG ctGATCCCCGAGGACCAGCTCTGGGCCCCTCCAGGCAAGGGAATTCAGGGAGCGGatcccccagcccaggccccaaGGACGTCCCCGGG GGCCCCGGGCAGGCAGCACCCACCAGGCAGCAGGACAGCCAGCGCGGGCAGGACCCTGCCAGGCCAGCCCCGGGCATCCCCGCCTCTGCGGCCCCACAGCCGGCCCGGCAAGTCCTCCCTGGAGGATGTGACCTACCCGACCAACTGCGCCCAGAACCCCATTCGGGCCTTGGCCAGGCTGAGGAGGAGGCTGTCACTAGGCAGGGGCCAGGCCAGCCCGGCACACCAGCCCCAGGAGCGGCCCACGTAA
- the CCDC157 gene encoding coiled-coil domain-containing protein 157 isoform X3 produces the protein MAHLLGSPACMDSLRKDLTDLQGAIVDVFSRAGPVRFPSWKFPDRVACDLDMVALLEHYDHVPGDPEFTQLAHAVLLELVIDRLLLLLQSCASYLETLTLEQIVPPARATGPCMSVGLTVRRFWNSLLRLGMLSQQAALQKRANQGETLTSEPTAKGEPAGSPELVTAQLIKPPSPVSGLSQARPERDGLAISVSLQCSGRTAVSTRSVHAQTVETALVPCDACTSVQGSLREVGKVLINLCQSQNLPSSLGRFQQLVRDSMGHRPLPAATVGLWAAEQSKDLARLGKLVGPLRAQLEEAEGQKDGLRMQVGELEQALLQEQGARQRQAEEAEQRRAQWDRERQQLLAETSDLKTKVASLERELKQQRESTQAVESKAQQLQAEAEHRLEAERQVRQLEQQVELLAGRLDGASQQIRWASTELDKEKARVDSMVRHQESLQAKQRALLQQLDSLDQEREELRGSLDEAEAQRAHVEEQLQCVQGEREQGQCQLRAQQELLQSLLREKRGLEQATTDLRLTISELERELAELRERERLLVAFPDLHRPAEAQLQSSGDVTDDMERQVQANDIRIRVLQEENGRLRSMLSKIREVAQQGGLKLIPEDQLWAPPGKGIQGADPPAQAPRTSPGAPGRQHPPGSRTASAGRTLPGQPRASPPLRPHSRPGKSSLEDVTYPTNCAQNPIRALARLRRRLSLGRGQASPAHQPQERPT, from the exons ATGGCGCACCTGCTGGGCAGCCCGGCCTGCATGGACAGCCTGCGCAAGGACCTCACCGACCTGCAGGGTGCCATCGTCGACGTGTTCTCTCGCGCCGGGCCCGTGCGCTTCCCCTCCTGGAAGTTCCCCGACCGTGTGGCCTGTGACCTGGACATGGTGGCCCTGCTGGAACACTACGACCACGTGCCAGGCGACCCCGAGTTCACGCAGCTGGCCCATGCTGTGCTGCTGGAGCTGGTCATCGACAG gctcctgctgctgcttcagAGCTGCGCGAGCTACCTGGAGACCCTAACCTTGGAGCAGATAGTGCCCCCAGCCCGGGCTACAGGGCCCTGCATGTCCGTGGGGCTCACGGTACGACGCTTCTGGAACAGTCTGCTGAGGCTGGGCATGCTCAGCCAGCAGGCAGCCCTCCAG AAAAGGGCAAACCAAGGAGAGACCCTCACCTCCGAGCCCACAGCCAAGGGCGAGCCAGCTGGGAGCCCGGAACTGGTAACCGCCCAGCTCATCAAGCCGCCCTCCCCAGTGTCAGGTCTGTCCCAGGCCCGCCCAGAGCGGGACGGCCTCGCCATCAGCGTCTCGCTGCAGTGTTCAGGCAGGACGGCTGTGAGCACGAGAAGCGTCCACGCCCAGACTGTGGAGACGGCCCTGGTGCCCTGTGACGCGTGCACCAGCGTCCAGGGCAGCCTGCGGGAGGTGGGCAAGGTGCTCATCAACCTGTGTCAGAGCCAGAACCTGCCCTCGTCGCTGGGCCGCTTCCAGCAGCTGGTGCGGGACAGCATGGGGCACAGGCCGCTGCCGGCCGCCACTGTGGGCCTCTGGGCGGCTGAGCAGAGCAAAGACCTGGCACGCCTCGGCAAGCTTGTGGGGCCCCTGAGGGCCCAGCTGGAGGAGGCCGAGGGCCAGAAGGACGGGCTGAGGATGCAGGTGGGCGAGCTGGAGCAGGCCCTGCTGCAGGAGCAGGGGGCGCGGCAGCGGCAGGCCGAGGAGGCCGAGCAGCGCCGGGCCCAGTGGGATCGCGAGAGGCAGCAGCTGCTTGCAG AAACAAGTGACCTCAAGACGAAGGTCGCCAGCCTGGAGAGGGAGCTGAAGCAGCAGCGCGAGTCCACACAGGCCGTGG AGAGCAAGGCCCAGCAGCTGCAGGCAGAGGCTGAGCACCGGTTGGAGGCCGAGCGGCAGGTGCGGCAGCTGGAGCAGCAGGTGGAACTGCTGGCAGGGCGGTTGGATGGGGCCAGCCAGCAGATCCGCTGGGCCAGCACGGAGCTGGACAAGGAGAAGGCCCGCGTGGACAGCATGGTCCGCCACCAGGAG TCCCTGCAGGCCAAACAGCGGGCCCTGCTGCAGCAGCTGGACAGCCTGGACCAGGAGCGTGAGGAGCTGCGGGGCAGCCTGGACGAGGCCGAGGCCCAGCGGGCCCACGTGGAGGAGCAGCTGCAGTGCGTGCAGGGCGAGAGGGAGCAGGGGCAGTGCCAGCTCCGGGCCCAGCAG gagCTGCTGCAGAGCCTGCTGCGGGAGAAGCGAGGCCTGGAGCAGGCGACCACGGACCTGCGGCTGACCATCTCGGAGCTGGAGCGGGAGCTCGCGGAGCTGAGGGAGCGGGAGAGGCTGCTGGTGGCCTTCCCGGACCTGCACCGGCCCGCGGAGGCCCAGCTCCAAA GCTCTGGCGACGTCACGGACGACATGGAGAGGCAGGTGCAGGCCAACGACATCCGCATCCGGGTCCTGCAGGAGGAGAATGGGCGGCTGCGGTCCATGCTGTCCAAGATCCGGGAGGTGGCCCAGCAGGGGGGCCTCAAG ctGATCCCCGAGGACCAGCTCTGGGCCCCTCCAGGCAAGGGAATTCAGGGAGCGGatcccccagcccaggccccaaGGACGTCCCCGGG GGCCCCGGGCAGGCAGCACCCACCAGGCAGCAGGACAGCCAGCGCGGGCAGGACCCTGCCAGGCCAGCCCCGGGCATCCCCGCCTCTGCGGCCCCACAGCCGGCCCGGCAAGTCCTCCCTGGAGGATGTGACCTACCCGACCAACTGCGCCCAGAACCCCATTCGGGCCTTGGCCAGGCTGAGGAGGAGGCTGTCACTAGGCAGGGGCCAGGCCAGCCCGGCACACCAGCCCCAGGAGCGGCCCACGTAA
- the CCDC157 gene encoding coiled-coil domain-containing protein 157 isoform X2, with protein MNPPDTGAQAATPETGATRMAHLLGSPACMDSLRKDLTDLQGAIVDVFSRAGPVRFPSWKFPDRVACDLDMVALLEHYDHVPGDPEFTQLAHAVLLELVIDRLLLLLQSCASYLETLTLEQIVPPARATGPCMSVGLTVRRFWNSLLRLGMLSQQAALQKRANQGETLTSEPTAKGEPAGSPELVTAQLIKPPSPVSGLSQARPERDGLAISVSLQCSGRTAVSTRSVHAQTVETALVPCDACTSVQGSLREVGKVLINLCQSQNLPSSLGRFQQLVRDSMGHRPLPAATVGLWAAEQSKDLARLGKLVGPLRAQLEEAEGQKDGLRMQVGELEQALLQEQGARQRQAEEAEQRRAQWDRERQQLLAETSDLKTKVASLERELKQQRESTQAVESKAQQLQAEAEHRLEAERQVRQLEQQVELLAGRLDGASQQIRWASTELDKEKARVDSMVRHQESLQAKQRALLQQLDSLDQEREELRGSLDEAEAQRAHVEEQLQCVQGEREQGQCQLRAQQELLQSLLREKRGLEQATTDLRLTISELERELAELRERERLLVAFPDLHRPAEAQLQSSGDVTDDMERQVQANDIRIRVLQEENGRLRSMLSKIREVAQQGGLKGPGQAAPTRQQDSQRGQDPARPAPGIPASAAPQPARQVLPGGCDLPDQLRPEPHSGLGQAEEEAVTRQGPGQPGTPAPGAAHVTCRLGGGPQGRQLAAHQV; from the exons GAGCCACAAGGATGGCGCACCTGCTGGGCAGCCCGGCCTGCATGGACAGCCTGCGCAAGGACCTCACCGACCTGCAGGGTGCCATCGTCGACGTGTTCTCTCGCGCCGGGCCCGTGCGCTTCCCCTCCTGGAAGTTCCCCGACCGTGTGGCCTGTGACCTGGACATGGTGGCCCTGCTGGAACACTACGACCACGTGCCAGGCGACCCCGAGTTCACGCAGCTGGCCCATGCTGTGCTGCTGGAGCTGGTCATCGACAG gctcctgctgctgcttcagAGCTGCGCGAGCTACCTGGAGACCCTAACCTTGGAGCAGATAGTGCCCCCAGCCCGGGCTACAGGGCCCTGCATGTCCGTGGGGCTCACGGTACGACGCTTCTGGAACAGTCTGCTGAGGCTGGGCATGCTCAGCCAGCAGGCAGCCCTCCAG AAAAGGGCAAACCAAGGAGAGACCCTCACCTCCGAGCCCACAGCCAAGGGCGAGCCAGCTGGGAGCCCGGAACTGGTAACCGCCCAGCTCATCAAGCCGCCCTCCCCAGTGTCAGGTCTGTCCCAGGCCCGCCCAGAGCGGGACGGCCTCGCCATCAGCGTCTCGCTGCAGTGTTCAGGCAGGACGGCTGTGAGCACGAGAAGCGTCCACGCCCAGACTGTGGAGACGGCCCTGGTGCCCTGTGACGCGTGCACCAGCGTCCAGGGCAGCCTGCGGGAGGTGGGCAAGGTGCTCATCAACCTGTGTCAGAGCCAGAACCTGCCCTCGTCGCTGGGCCGCTTCCAGCAGCTGGTGCGGGACAGCATGGGGCACAGGCCGCTGCCGGCCGCCACTGTGGGCCTCTGGGCGGCTGAGCAGAGCAAAGACCTGGCACGCCTCGGCAAGCTTGTGGGGCCCCTGAGGGCCCAGCTGGAGGAGGCCGAGGGCCAGAAGGACGGGCTGAGGATGCAGGTGGGCGAGCTGGAGCAGGCCCTGCTGCAGGAGCAGGGGGCGCGGCAGCGGCAGGCCGAGGAGGCCGAGCAGCGCCGGGCCCAGTGGGATCGCGAGAGGCAGCAGCTGCTTGCAG AAACAAGTGACCTCAAGACGAAGGTCGCCAGCCTGGAGAGGGAGCTGAAGCAGCAGCGCGAGTCCACACAGGCCGTGG AGAGCAAGGCCCAGCAGCTGCAGGCAGAGGCTGAGCACCGGTTGGAGGCCGAGCGGCAGGTGCGGCAGCTGGAGCAGCAGGTGGAACTGCTGGCAGGGCGGTTGGATGGGGCCAGCCAGCAGATCCGCTGGGCCAGCACGGAGCTGGACAAGGAGAAGGCCCGCGTGGACAGCATGGTCCGCCACCAGGAG TCCCTGCAGGCCAAACAGCGGGCCCTGCTGCAGCAGCTGGACAGCCTGGACCAGGAGCGTGAGGAGCTGCGGGGCAGCCTGGACGAGGCCGAGGCCCAGCGGGCCCACGTGGAGGAGCAGCTGCAGTGCGTGCAGGGCGAGAGGGAGCAGGGGCAGTGCCAGCTCCGGGCCCAGCAG gagCTGCTGCAGAGCCTGCTGCGGGAGAAGCGAGGCCTGGAGCAGGCGACCACGGACCTGCGGCTGACCATCTCGGAGCTGGAGCGGGAGCTCGCGGAGCTGAGGGAGCGGGAGAGGCTGCTGGTGGCCTTCCCGGACCTGCACCGGCCCGCGGAGGCCCAGCTCCAAA GCTCTGGCGACGTCACGGACGACATGGAGAGGCAGGTGCAGGCCAACGACATCCGCATCCGGGTCCTGCAGGAGGAGAATGGGCGGCTGCGGTCCATGCTGTCCAAGATCCGGGAGGTGGCCCAGCAGGGGGGCCTCAAG GGCCCCGGGCAGGCAGCACCCACCAGGCAGCAGGACAGCCAGCGCGGGCAGGACCCTGCCAGGCCAGCCCCGGGCATCCCCGCCTCTGCGGCCCCACAGCCGGCCCGGCAAGTCCTCCCTGGAGGATGTGACCTACCCGACCAACTGCGCCCAGAACCCCATTCGGGCCTTGGCCAGGCTGAGGAGGAGGCTGTCACTAGGCAGGGGCCAGGCCAGCCCGGCACACCAGCCCCAGGAGCGGCCCACGTAACCTGCAGGTTGGGGGGCGGGCCACAGGGCAGGCagctggcagcccaccaggtgtAA
- the CCDC157 gene encoding coiled-coil domain-containing protein 157 isoform X1, whose protein sequence is MNPPDTGAQAATPETGATRMAHLLGSPACMDSLRKDLTDLQGAIVDVFSRAGPVRFPSWKFPDRVACDLDMVALLEHYDHVPGDPEFTQLAHAVLLELVIDRLLLLLQSCASYLETLTLEQIVPPARATGPCMSVGLTVRRFWNSLLRLGMLSQQAALQKRANQGETLTSEPTAKGEPAGSPELVTAQLIKPPSPVSGLSQARPERDGLAISVSLQCSGRTAVSTRSVHAQTVETALVPCDACTSVQGSLREVGKVLINLCQSQNLPSSLGRFQQLVRDSMGHRPLPAATVGLWAAEQSKDLARLGKLVGPLRAQLEEAEGQKDGLRMQVGELEQALLQEQGARQRQAEEAEQRRAQWDRERQQLLAETSDLKTKVASLERELKQQRESTQAVESKAQQLQAEAEHRLEAERQVRQLEQQVELLAGRLDGASQQIRWASTELDKEKARVDSMVRHQESLQAKQRALLQQLDSLDQEREELRGSLDEAEAQRAHVEEQLQCVQGEREQGQCQLRAQQELLQSLLREKRGLEQATTDLRLTISELERELAELRERERLLVAFPDLHRPAEAQLQSSGDVTDDMERQVQANDIRIRVLQEENGRLRSMLSKIREVAQQGGLKLIPEDQLWAPPGKGIQGADPPAQAPRTSPGAPGRQHPPGSRTASAGRTLPGQPRASPPLRPHSRPGKSSLEDVTYPTNCAQNPIRALARLRRRLSLGRGQASPAHQPQERPT, encoded by the exons GAGCCACAAGGATGGCGCACCTGCTGGGCAGCCCGGCCTGCATGGACAGCCTGCGCAAGGACCTCACCGACCTGCAGGGTGCCATCGTCGACGTGTTCTCTCGCGCCGGGCCCGTGCGCTTCCCCTCCTGGAAGTTCCCCGACCGTGTGGCCTGTGACCTGGACATGGTGGCCCTGCTGGAACACTACGACCACGTGCCAGGCGACCCCGAGTTCACGCAGCTGGCCCATGCTGTGCTGCTGGAGCTGGTCATCGACAG gctcctgctgctgcttcagAGCTGCGCGAGCTACCTGGAGACCCTAACCTTGGAGCAGATAGTGCCCCCAGCCCGGGCTACAGGGCCCTGCATGTCCGTGGGGCTCACGGTACGACGCTTCTGGAACAGTCTGCTGAGGCTGGGCATGCTCAGCCAGCAGGCAGCCCTCCAG AAAAGGGCAAACCAAGGAGAGACCCTCACCTCCGAGCCCACAGCCAAGGGCGAGCCAGCTGGGAGCCCGGAACTGGTAACCGCCCAGCTCATCAAGCCGCCCTCCCCAGTGTCAGGTCTGTCCCAGGCCCGCCCAGAGCGGGACGGCCTCGCCATCAGCGTCTCGCTGCAGTGTTCAGGCAGGACGGCTGTGAGCACGAGAAGCGTCCACGCCCAGACTGTGGAGACGGCCCTGGTGCCCTGTGACGCGTGCACCAGCGTCCAGGGCAGCCTGCGGGAGGTGGGCAAGGTGCTCATCAACCTGTGTCAGAGCCAGAACCTGCCCTCGTCGCTGGGCCGCTTCCAGCAGCTGGTGCGGGACAGCATGGGGCACAGGCCGCTGCCGGCCGCCACTGTGGGCCTCTGGGCGGCTGAGCAGAGCAAAGACCTGGCACGCCTCGGCAAGCTTGTGGGGCCCCTGAGGGCCCAGCTGGAGGAGGCCGAGGGCCAGAAGGACGGGCTGAGGATGCAGGTGGGCGAGCTGGAGCAGGCCCTGCTGCAGGAGCAGGGGGCGCGGCAGCGGCAGGCCGAGGAGGCCGAGCAGCGCCGGGCCCAGTGGGATCGCGAGAGGCAGCAGCTGCTTGCAG AAACAAGTGACCTCAAGACGAAGGTCGCCAGCCTGGAGAGGGAGCTGAAGCAGCAGCGCGAGTCCACACAGGCCGTGG AGAGCAAGGCCCAGCAGCTGCAGGCAGAGGCTGAGCACCGGTTGGAGGCCGAGCGGCAGGTGCGGCAGCTGGAGCAGCAGGTGGAACTGCTGGCAGGGCGGTTGGATGGGGCCAGCCAGCAGATCCGCTGGGCCAGCACGGAGCTGGACAAGGAGAAGGCCCGCGTGGACAGCATGGTCCGCCACCAGGAG TCCCTGCAGGCCAAACAGCGGGCCCTGCTGCAGCAGCTGGACAGCCTGGACCAGGAGCGTGAGGAGCTGCGGGGCAGCCTGGACGAGGCCGAGGCCCAGCGGGCCCACGTGGAGGAGCAGCTGCAGTGCGTGCAGGGCGAGAGGGAGCAGGGGCAGTGCCAGCTCCGGGCCCAGCAG gagCTGCTGCAGAGCCTGCTGCGGGAGAAGCGAGGCCTGGAGCAGGCGACCACGGACCTGCGGCTGACCATCTCGGAGCTGGAGCGGGAGCTCGCGGAGCTGAGGGAGCGGGAGAGGCTGCTGGTGGCCTTCCCGGACCTGCACCGGCCCGCGGAGGCCCAGCTCCAAA GCTCTGGCGACGTCACGGACGACATGGAGAGGCAGGTGCAGGCCAACGACATCCGCATCCGGGTCCTGCAGGAGGAGAATGGGCGGCTGCGGTCCATGCTGTCCAAGATCCGGGAGGTGGCCCAGCAGGGGGGCCTCAAG ctGATCCCCGAGGACCAGCTCTGGGCCCCTCCAGGCAAGGGAATTCAGGGAGCGGatcccccagcccaggccccaaGGACGTCCCCGGG GGCCCCGGGCAGGCAGCACCCACCAGGCAGCAGGACAGCCAGCGCGGGCAGGACCCTGCCAGGCCAGCCCCGGGCATCCCCGCCTCTGCGGCCCCACAGCCGGCCCGGCAAGTCCTCCCTGGAGGATGTGACCTACCCGACCAACTGCGCCCAGAACCCCATTCGGGCCTTGGCCAGGCTGAGGAGGAGGCTGTCACTAGGCAGGGGCCAGGCCAGCCCGGCACACCAGCCCCAGGAGCGGCCCACGTAA